One Lycium barbarum isolate Lr01 chromosome 5, ASM1917538v2, whole genome shotgun sequence genomic window carries:
- the LOC132639872 gene encoding uncharacterized protein LOC132639872: protein MVNKEERGITRDKEEEQVEDRHSEEETEVVEKQNKRAKGRVNEEGVRKARGKKKQQKRWKETNRRIENDSQQEKENQKIEHNKKKEVGGHEQSTLKERLDKIRKKRKKKLPKKRTNVRVKMSKQISKETDGKGAEERTADEREKQNDTEEQTVQSKRQSDMEKNQHLNCIQEESANLQHIDPGGNRGDLGGENQQHEKSKEEGIGDNMSNNPDESFSLPTAIKNHPGINLIVDLNNNLIETYNSNGKDVEDGRQDGNMENLNQQEKEETVQEMSQEQQKHLKEVSDRNGLSPGRRGRNKQKKDNRKERSSSSNFRALSCKGERRKDQQTQNVYHD from the coding sequence ATGGTTAACAAAGAAGAGCGTGGCATCACCAGAGATAAGGAAGAAGAGCAAGTTGAGGATAGACACAGTGAAGAGGAAACAGAAGTAGTAGAGAAGCAAAATAAAAGGGCTAAAGGTAGGGTGAATGAGGAGGGGGTAAGAAAAGCTAGAGGCAAGAAGAAACAGCAGAAAAGATGGAAAGAAACTAATAGGAGAATTGAGAATGATTCACAACAAGAAAAGGAAAATCAGAAAATAGAGCACAATAAAAAGAAGGAAGTGGGAGGTCACGAACAATCTACTCTCAAGGAAAGATTAGACAAGATAAgaaaaaagaggaagaagaagctACCAAAAAAGAGGACCAATGTAAGGGTCAAGATGAGTAAGCAAATAAGCAAGGAAACAGATGGCAAGGGAGCTGAGGAAAGAACCGCAGACGAGAGGGAAAAACAAAATGATACAGAGGAGCAGACTGTTCAGTCTAAAAGGCAATCTGATATGGAGAAAAATCAGCATTTGAATTGTATTCAGGAAGAATCTGCTAATCTTCAACACATAGATCCTGGAGGAAACAGAGGTGATTTAGGTGGGGAAAATCAGCAACATGAAAAGAGCAAAGAGGAGGGGATAGGTGACAACATGTCTAACAATCCTGACGAGTCTTTTAGTTTGCCAACTGCTATCAAAAACCATCCGGGAATAAATTTGATAGTTGATCTTAATAACAATCTGATAGAAACCTATAACAGTAATGGAAAAGATGTGGAAGATGGAAGACAAGATGGAAACATGGAGAATTTGAATCAACAGGAGAAGGAAGAAACAGTTCAAGAGATGAGCCAAGAACAACAAAAACACCTCAAGGAAGTTAGTGACAGAAATGGTTTGTCTCCAGGTAGAAGGGgaagaaacaaacaaaaaaaagacaACAGAAAGGAGAGAAGCAGCAGCAGCAACTTTAGAGCTTTGTCCTGTAAAGGAGAGAGGAGAAAAGATCAGCAAACTCAAAATGTTTATCATGATTAG
- the LOC132641736 gene encoding 1-aminocyclopropane-1-carboxylate oxidase 3-like → MENFPIINLEKLNGAERSTTMEMIKDACENWGFFELVNHGIPHEVMDTVEKLTKGHYKKCMEQRFKKLVASKGLEAVQAEVTDLDWESTFFLRHLPASNISQVPDLDDKYIDVMRDFAKRLEKLAGELLDLLCENLGLEKDYLKKAFYGSKGPNFGTKVSNYPPCPKPDLIKGLRAHTDAGGIILLFQDDKVSGLQLLKDGQWIDVPPMRHSIVVNLGDQLEVITNGKYKSVMHRVIAQTDGTRMSLASFYNPGNDAVIYPAPTLVEKEEEESKQVYPKFVFDDYMKLYAGLKFQDKEPRFETMKAMEADVKSDPIATA, encoded by the exons ATGGAGAACTTCCCAATTATCAACTTGGAAAAGCTCAATGGAGCTGAGAGATCCACCACCATGGAAATGATTAAAGATGCCTGTGAGAACTGGGGCTTCTTTGAG TTGGTGAACCATGGGATTCCACATGAAGTGATGGACACGGTGGAGAAATTGACAAAGGGACATTACAAGAAGTGCATGGAACAGAGGTTTAAAAAATTGGTCGCCAGCAAGGGTCTTGAAGCTGTGCAAGCTGAGGTTACTGATTTGGATTGGGAAAGCACTTTCTTCTTGCGCCATCTTCCTGCTTCTAACATCTCTCAAGTACCCGATCTTGATGACAAATACAT AGATGTCATGAGAGATTTTGCTAAAAGACTTGAGAAGTTGGCTGGGGAGTTACTGGACTTGCTCTGTGAAAATCTTGGGCTTGAAAAGGATTACTTGAAAAAGGCATTTTATGGATCAAAAGGTCCCAATTTTGGGACTAAGGTGAGCAATTACCCACCATGCCCCAAACCCGATTTGATAAAGGGACTCCGCGCTCACACAGACGCTGGTGGCATAATACTTCTATTCCAAGATGACAAAGTGAGTGGCCTTCAACTCCTCAAAGACGGACAATGGATCGATGTTCCTCCCATGCGCCACTCTATTGTTGTTAACCTCGGCGACCAACttgag GTGATCACCAACGGAAAATACAAGAGTGTGATGCACAGAGTGATTGCTCAAACAGACGGGACTCGAATGTCACTAGCTTCGTTTTATAATCCAGGAAATGATGCAGTCATCTATCCAGCACCAACTCTGGTTGAGAAAGAGGAAGAGGAAAGCAAACAAGTTTACCCAAAATTTGTGTTTGACGATTACATGAAGTTATATGCTGGACTCAAGTTTCAGGACAAAGAGCCAAGATTTGAAACCATGAAGGCCATGGAAGCAGATGTGAAAAGTGATCCGATTGCAACTGCTTAG